The following coding sequences lie in one Synechococcus sp. CC9902 genomic window:
- the rsmI gene encoding 16S rRNA (cytidine(1402)-2'-O)-methyltransferase, with product MQRDEPAAGSLYLVGTPIGHMGDLSPRASHLLTTVDVIACEDTRHSGQLLSNLQARGRRVSFHQHNIRTRLPQLLELLAEGQSLAVISDAGLPGISDPGEELATAARQAGYPVLCIPGPCAATTALVSSGLPSGRFCFEGFLPTKGKERRQRLEQLSSEHRTTVLYEAPHRLLTLLGELSSCCGPDRPIQVARELTKRHEEQVGPTVEAALAHFQQTRPQGEFTLVLGGATPIAQPAPNDAELTEQLQQLMAEGVSASDAARQLAATTGLSRRRLYALLHQDESD from the coding sequence ATGCAGCGGGATGAACCAGCCGCCGGAAGTCTTTACCTCGTCGGCACTCCGATCGGTCATATGGGAGACCTCTCCCCTCGGGCCAGCCATCTTCTAACAACGGTGGATGTCATCGCATGTGAAGACACACGCCATAGCGGACAGTTGCTGAGCAATCTCCAGGCCCGCGGTCGCAGAGTCTCCTTTCATCAGCACAACATTCGTACGCGATTGCCCCAGCTTTTAGAGCTTCTGGCAGAAGGCCAAAGCCTTGCTGTGATCAGTGATGCGGGCCTGCCAGGCATCAGCGACCCCGGCGAAGAGCTGGCCACTGCTGCACGCCAGGCGGGGTATCCCGTGCTGTGTATTCCTGGTCCTTGTGCGGCCACAACAGCTCTGGTGAGCAGTGGACTGCCCAGTGGACGCTTTTGTTTTGAAGGGTTTTTACCCACGAAAGGGAAAGAACGACGACAGCGTTTGGAACAGCTTTCGAGCGAACATCGGACCACCGTGCTTTATGAAGCGCCACATCGATTACTCACGTTGCTGGGCGAACTTTCCAGTTGTTGCGGCCCCGATCGTCCGATCCAAGTAGCGCGAGAACTCACCAAACGCCATGAAGAGCAGGTGGGGCCCACGGTGGAAGCAGCGCTCGCTCATTTTCAACAAACCCGCCCCCAGGGGGAATTCACCCTGGTTTTAGGAGGTGCCACACCCATTGCACAGCCAGCCCCCAATGACGCCGAACTCACAGAGCAGCTGCAACAGCTGATGGCGGAGGGAGTCAGTGCCAGCGATGCTGCAAGACAACTCGCCGCAACAACCGGACTCTCCCGGCGAAGGCTCTACGCATTGCTGCACCAAGACGAGTCAGACTGA
- a CDS encoding helix-turn-helix domain-containing protein codes for MAARRLSDSEKQDLVGRYKAGESTAALAESFGCSPNTVSRTVKALLPPEAYAALKASRQKGGTAAVAAQPLLESPPLDVPSSVDAASAETATPESSAEELSEDESTSLALDDAADFAEASDDQGSALEEFVPMDVFTELVPLIGVAGLSGTAPMETQPLSPGVLPDSVYMLVDKVVELDARPLRDFPELGPLDTVDQDRQGLFLFANPRAAKRQCGRSQRVIKVPDTTVFERTSSYLLKRGITRLVMEGTVVALDA; via the coding sequence ATGGCAGCGCGTCGTCTTAGCGATAGCGAGAAGCAAGATCTTGTTGGCCGTTACAAGGCAGGTGAATCCACTGCAGCGCTGGCTGAGTCATTTGGCTGTAGCCCAAATACGGTGAGCCGTACGGTTAAAGCTCTGTTGCCGCCAGAGGCTTACGCCGCATTGAAAGCCAGCCGGCAGAAGGGCGGAACGGCTGCCGTCGCGGCGCAACCCTTGCTTGAGAGTCCACCGTTGGACGTGCCTTCAAGCGTGGATGCGGCATCGGCCGAAACCGCCACACCAGAGTCTTCGGCTGAGGAGCTCTCTGAGGATGAATCGACCAGCCTTGCGCTTGATGATGCCGCTGATTTTGCAGAGGCGTCGGACGATCAGGGCTCAGCGTTGGAGGAGTTTGTCCCCATGGACGTGTTCACGGAGTTAGTGCCCTTGATTGGTGTTGCGGGACTAAGTGGCACCGCACCGATGGAAACGCAGCCCCTCAGCCCCGGTGTTCTTCCAGACAGCGTTTATATGTTGGTCGACAAAGTTGTGGAGTTGGATGCTCGCCCTTTGAGGGATTTTCCTGAATTGGGTCCGTTGGACACCGTTGATCAGGATCGTCAGGGCTTGTTTTTGTTTGCCAACCCTCGGGCCGCGAAACGCCAATGTGGTCGCAGCCAGCGTGTGATCAAGGTGCCTGACACCACTGTTTTTGAGCGAACGAGTTCTTACTTGTTGAAACGCGGCATCACACGGCTGGTGATGGAAGGCACGGTGGTTGCCCTCGATGCCTGA
- a CDS encoding DUF3303 domain-containing protein produces MQMYLADCIFPDIEGQLAAYKSFCELWDSGEMAKADNFPGFEMLFRVHAPGAGRVTCLFKAESDAQIFEHFAPWRAQYGIEMDFTPVIGCQDVVDHHKKLFAKMA; encoded by the coding sequence ATGCAGATGTATCTTGCGGACTGCATCTTTCCAGATATCGAGGGTCAACTCGCTGCATACAAGAGTTTTTGCGAGTTGTGGGATTCAGGTGAGATGGCAAAAGCAGATAATTTCCCTGGATTTGAAATGCTATTTCGCGTCCATGCACCAGGAGCTGGTCGTGTGACGTGTTTGTTCAAAGCCGAAAGCGATGCACAGATTTTTGAACATTTCGCTCCTTGGCGCGCTCAATACGGCATTGAAATGGACTTCACCCCAGTCATCGGCTGCCAAGACGTTGTAGACCATCACAAAAAACTGTTCGCAAAGATGGCCTAG
- a CDS encoding DUF1651 domain-containing protein: MGEGWLTDSERYWACRFHRDARSWAQDPRVFVDQGREMPNGEPALLKSRRYLRDAEARKLWLELVRKGWAPTPPLWGNDAEP, translated from the coding sequence ATGGGGGAGGGTTGGTTGACGGACAGCGAGCGGTACTGGGCATGTCGCTTCCATCGTGATGCCCGGTCTTGGGCGCAGGACCCTCGTGTCTTTGTGGATCAAGGCCGCGAGATGCCCAATGGTGAGCCGGCGTTGCTGAAGTCGCGTCGATATCTCCGGGATGCAGAAGCCAGAAAACTTTGGCTAGAGCTTGTTCGTAAGGGATGGGCTCCGACGCCACCGCTATGGGGGAATGATGCTGAGCCCTAG
- a CDS encoding prohibitin family protein: MQTPRPVNDPANTVIVLVAIVLSALLLVGQALFIVPAGKVAVVTTLGKVSGGSRLPGLNLKIPLIQSVNPFDVRTQVRPEEFSTLTKDLQVIEATATVKYAVRSEEAGRIYRTIASNDRDIYPRIIQPSLLKALKSVFSQYELITIATEWNDISAIVERTVAEELNKFDYVEVRSLDLTGLQIAKEYRAAIEQKQIAEQQLLRAQTEVKIAEQEAIRYDTLNRSLDDQVLFKLFIDKWDGRTEVVPALPGSAGGTPPVIVGRRN, from the coding sequence ATGCAGACCCCAAGACCCGTCAACGACCCCGCGAACACAGTGATTGTGCTTGTAGCCATCGTGCTCAGCGCTCTCTTACTTGTCGGTCAAGCTCTATTTATTGTCCCGGCAGGCAAAGTTGCCGTGGTGACCACGTTAGGGAAAGTGAGTGGAGGGTCTCGCCTCCCTGGACTCAATCTCAAAATTCCGCTGATCCAGTCCGTCAATCCTTTCGACGTTCGCACCCAAGTGCGACCTGAAGAATTCTCAACTCTTACGAAAGATCTTCAGGTGATTGAGGCCACTGCAACAGTGAAATACGCGGTTCGATCGGAAGAAGCTGGCAGAATTTACAGAACTATCGCAAGCAACGATCGTGATATCTATCCACGAATTATTCAACCTTCACTTCTCAAAGCTCTTAAATCAGTTTTCTCCCAATACGAACTCATTACGATTGCAACTGAGTGGAATGATATCTCTGCAATCGTTGAACGTACTGTCGCGGAAGAATTGAACAAGTTTGATTATGTAGAGGTTAGAAGTCTTGACCTCACCGGACTACAAATCGCCAAAGAATATCGTGCGGCGATCGAACAAAAGCAGATTGCAGAGCAGCAACTTCTTCGCGCCCAAACTGAGGTGAAGATTGCAGAACAAGAAGCGATCCGTTACGACACCCTCAATCGCAGCCTTGATGATCAAGTGTTGTTCAAGCTTTTTATCGACAAGTGGGATGGCAGAACAGAGGTTGTACCGGCACTGCCTGGGAGCGCCGGCGGCACCCCTCCAGTCATTGTTGGGCGTCGAAATTAA
- a CDS encoding DUF389 domain-containing protein, whose product MIANQEQLLEEGDRLDKLRRSYDGDDAVDESYVVLTIGASLIATLGLLANNAAVVIGAMVVAPWILPLRALVFGSLIGDRKLLLRAVATLAIGVAITTLLSMGLGLIAGNMDLLRVVPKEITARLQPNLLDLGIALAAGAIATYAKVNPGAVSSMAGTAIAVALVPPVCVMGIMLAAGELDDAQGAGLLFSANLLGILIGGIIVLATREPYFREKLRTQNRSRLPLLIALVLAISVGEKLYGRLKRHVYAVKIEDAKVRIEGGIRSYLKRQTTTFGNNKSLDVASISFDWPDYWERHRSPQLQVVVRVTDPTTPSYKQVQYIQDRINEKMGKNFPNLKLQMKVLRINMTVVSGKDVTPESTKFNLQRILGQDTIQDISLPETDIEGEHKGKLESPTTKLQ is encoded by the coding sequence TTGATAGCGAATCAAGAGCAGCTTCTTGAGGAGGGTGACCGCCTCGACAAGCTGCGCCGCAGTTACGACGGAGATGATGCTGTCGATGAGTCGTATGTGGTTTTAACGATTGGCGCCAGCCTGATCGCAACCCTTGGACTCCTCGCCAACAACGCTGCAGTCGTAATCGGTGCAATGGTTGTCGCCCCGTGGATTCTTCCCTTGCGAGCCCTGGTGTTCGGAAGCTTGATCGGCGATAGAAAACTGTTATTACGCGCGGTGGCCACCCTTGCCATCGGAGTGGCGATTACCACGTTGTTGTCGATGGGGCTCGGCCTGATCGCCGGCAACATGGACCTACTAAGGGTTGTTCCAAAAGAAATCACTGCTCGCCTGCAACCCAATCTTTTGGATCTCGGCATTGCTCTCGCCGCGGGAGCCATCGCCACTTACGCCAAGGTGAACCCTGGGGCGGTGAGTTCCATGGCCGGCACAGCCATTGCGGTTGCCCTCGTACCTCCAGTCTGCGTGATGGGAATCATGCTCGCGGCTGGTGAATTAGACGACGCCCAAGGAGCGGGTTTGTTGTTTTCTGCCAACTTATTGGGAATTTTAATCGGCGGAATCATTGTTCTTGCAACCCGCGAGCCCTACTTCCGGGAAAAACTTCGAACGCAAAACCGTTCACGCTTGCCATTGCTGATTGCACTCGTCTTAGCTATTTCCGTAGGTGAAAAGCTTTACGGACGCCTGAAACGACACGTGTATGCAGTGAAAATCGAAGATGCGAAGGTACGCATTGAAGGTGGCATCCGATCCTATTTAAAACGACAAACGACTACTTTTGGAAATAACAAATCATTGGATGTTGCCAGTATTTCTTTCGACTGGCCAGATTATTGGGAACGACATCGTTCTCCTCAGCTGCAAGTTGTTGTGCGAGTCACAGACCCAACAACGCCGAGCTACAAGCAAGTGCAATACATCCAGGATCGTATCAACGAAAAAATGGGAAAAAACTTCCCTAATCTTAAACTTCAGATGAAAGTTCTACGAATCAATATGACAGTTGTGTCGGGGAAAGACGTCACTCCTGAGTCTACAAAATTCAATCTTCAACGAATCTTGGGACAAGACACGATTCAAGACATATCACTACCAGAAACTGACATTGAAGGAGAACACAAAGGCAAACTTGAATCTCCCACAACAAAGCTCCAATGA
- a CDS encoding YqaE/Pmp3 family membrane protein yields MTFGDIFRIIIALFIPPLGVFTQVGLGRDFWINLLIYLFAVGGFGFPVLFGMWPAAVIHALFIILTRK; encoded by the coding sequence ATGACGTTCGGCGACATTTTTCGCATCATCATTGCGCTGTTTATTCCGCCGCTGGGTGTGTTTACCCAAGTTGGGCTGGGGAGAGATTTTTGGATCAATCTACTGATCTATTTGTTTGCAGTCGGTGGATTTGGCTTCCCTGTGCTGTTCGGGATGTGGCCAGCAGCCGTGATTCATGCTTTGTTCATTATTCTGACGCGTAAATAG
- a CDS encoding PfkB family carbohydrate kinase — protein MNPSTAFGLIKTGTGVGYEACTHPAPVVLNQPLELESPPKLQQLCLAVVGHIEWVDFLAVDHWPQPGLISHAQQRLEEPAGAGAVIAVQLAQLVDRPVHFFTALGRDSVGEACVQRLQERGVEVHVAWRDAPTRRGISLVDEGGDRGITVIGDRLTPVSSDPLPWDVLRECDGAFVTAADAALVQIARTVPVLAATPRVGLAVLRSAGVQIDALIGSGLDPAEIVEPGALSPLPAIQISTEGEAGGMISTGDRYSASALPGPLIETYGCGDSFAAGVFAGLAAQWPLERAIELGCQLGAACATRFGPYE, from the coding sequence ATGAATCCATCTACGGCCTTTGGTCTCATCAAGACGGGCACTGGAGTTGGATACGAAGCTTGCACTCACCCAGCTCCTGTTGTTTTGAATCAGCCTTTGGAACTTGAGTCGCCTCCGAAGCTCCAACAGCTTTGTTTAGCCGTTGTTGGTCATATCGAATGGGTTGATTTTCTTGCCGTGGATCATTGGCCTCAACCGGGCTTGATTAGTCATGCCCAACAGCGGCTTGAGGAGCCGGCAGGTGCTGGAGCCGTGATTGCTGTTCAGTTGGCACAACTTGTGGATCGGCCTGTGCATTTCTTCACGGCCCTGGGACGTGATTCCGTTGGAGAAGCCTGTGTTCAGCGTCTTCAGGAGAGAGGTGTTGAAGTCCATGTGGCGTGGCGCGACGCTCCCACCCGTCGTGGCATCAGCTTGGTGGATGAAGGAGGAGATCGAGGAATCACGGTGATTGGTGATCGTCTGACTCCTGTTTCGAGCGATCCCTTGCCTTGGGATGTTTTGCGTGAATGTGATGGTGCGTTCGTCACGGCGGCCGATGCCGCTTTGGTGCAGATCGCTAGGACCGTGCCCGTACTGGCAGCAACGCCGCGGGTTGGTTTGGCGGTGTTGAGATCCGCTGGCGTCCAAATCGATGCCTTAATTGGGAGCGGACTGGATCCAGCAGAGATCGTGGAACCAGGAGCGTTGTCGCCTCTCCCAGCGATTCAGATTTCCACGGAAGGTGAAGCGGGGGGGATGATCAGTACCGGTGATCGCTACAGCGCCAGTGCCCTGCCGGGCCCGTTGATCGAAACCTATGGGTGCGGCGATAGTTTTGCCGCGGGTGTCTTTGCTGGTCTTGCGGCCCAGTGGCCGTTAGAGAGAGCCATTGAGCTGGGATGTCAGCTTGGCGCTGCATGTGCAACTCGTTTTGGGCCCTATGAGTGA
- the psbA gene encoding photosystem II q(b) protein, translating into MTTTIQQRSGASSWQSFCEWVTSTNNRLYVGWFGVLMIPTLLAATICFVIAFVAAPPVDIDGIREPVAGSLMYGNNIISGAVVPSSNAIGLHFYPIWEAASLDEWLYNGGPFQLVVFHFLIGIYAYMGREWELSYRLGMRPWICVAYSAPVAAASAVFLVYPFGQGSFSDAMPLGISGTFNYMLVFQAEHNILMHPFHMLGVAGVFGGSLFSAMHGSLVTSSLVRETTESESQNYGYKFGQEEETYNIVAAHGYFGRLIFQYASFNNSRSLHFFLAAWPVVGIWFTALGVSTMAFNLNGFNFNQSILDGQGRVLNTWADVLNRAGLGMEVMHERNAHNFPLDLAAAESTPVALQAPAIG; encoded by the coding sequence ATGACCACCACCATCCAGCAGCGCTCCGGCGCTTCTAGCTGGCAGTCCTTCTGCGAGTGGGTCACCTCCACCAACAACCGTCTGTATGTCGGTTGGTTCGGTGTGCTGATGATCCCAACTCTGTTGGCTGCCACCATCTGCTTCGTCATCGCATTCGTCGCCGCTCCTCCGGTTGACATCGATGGCATCCGCGAGCCTGTCGCTGGCTCCTTGATGTACGGCAACAACATCATCTCTGGTGCTGTTGTTCCTTCCAGCAACGCCATTGGCTTGCACTTCTATCCCATCTGGGAAGCAGCTTCACTCGACGAGTGGCTGTACAACGGCGGTCCTTTCCAGCTCGTCGTCTTCCACTTCCTCATCGGCATCTACGCCTACATGGGTCGTGAGTGGGAACTCTCTTACCGCTTGGGCATGCGCCCTTGGATCTGTGTTGCATACAGCGCACCTGTCGCTGCTGCATCTGCAGTCTTCCTCGTCTACCCCTTCGGTCAGGGTTCGTTCTCTGATGCAATGCCCCTGGGCATCTCTGGAACCTTCAACTACATGTTGGTGTTCCAGGCTGAGCACAACATCCTGATGCACCCCTTCCACATGCTGGGTGTTGCAGGCGTCTTCGGCGGCAGCTTGTTCTCCGCCATGCACGGCTCACTGGTGACCTCCTCCTTGGTGCGTGAAACCACCGAAAGCGAGTCCCAGAACTACGGCTACAAATTCGGCCAAGAAGAAGAGACGTACAACATCGTGGCTGCTCACGGCTACTTCGGTCGCCTGATCTTCCAATACGCCTCCTTCAACAACAGCCGTAGCCTCCACTTCTTCCTGGCTGCCTGGCCCGTTGTCGGCATCTGGTTCACCGCCCTTGGCGTGTCAACCATGGCCTTCAACCTGAACGGCTTCAACTTCAACCAGTCCATCCTTGATGGTCAGGGCCGCGTCCTGAACACCTGGGCCGACGTGTTGAACCGTGCAGGCCTCGGCATGGAAGTCATGCACGAGCGCAACGCTCACAACTTCCCCCTCGACCTGGCAGCTGCTGAGTCCACACCTGTGGCACTGCAAGCACCTGCAATCGGTTGA